Proteins encoded within one genomic window of Maridesulfovibrio bastinii DSM 16055:
- a CDS encoding chemotaxis protein, whose translation MSVHTDILLEAGTNELEIVEFWLEEESREDPGTVYKGFYGVNVAKVLEIIRMPKKVTKLPEVSDPSILGTFNLRNKVVPLVDLSMWLGKPKVEHDAPKVIVTEFNNVSSAFMVSGVTRIHRISWESVEAPSTYVSHLSEDSITGVVKFEDRIVLILDLEKIVAELNPQLGLRFDDTLDWETTAGYKALIADDSTLIREMLQELMTRAKFQVETANTGLECWNKLLEIKRAVEETKKPLSDYINVVISDIEMPMMDGHNLTKRIKNDPVLKDLPVILFSSIITDKLRHKGDSVGADDQISKPEVTQLAKRAIKLIETFSAQKEQQE comes from the coding sequence ATGTCAGTGCATACCGATATTTTACTCGAAGCCGGAACAAATGAACTTGAAATAGTGGAATTCTGGCTGGAAGAAGAGTCTCGTGAAGACCCCGGCACTGTTTATAAAGGCTTTTACGGTGTAAATGTTGCCAAGGTTCTTGAAATAATCAGAATGCCCAAGAAAGTTACCAAACTTCCCGAAGTATCTGATCCCTCAATACTCGGAACTTTCAATCTCCGTAACAAAGTTGTGCCTCTTGTGGACTTGAGCATGTGGCTGGGCAAGCCTAAAGTTGAACATGATGCCCCAAAAGTAATTGTCACGGAATTCAACAATGTCTCTTCCGCTTTCATGGTTTCCGGGGTCACCCGCATCCATAGAATCAGCTGGGAATCTGTTGAAGCTCCCTCGACTTATGTTTCCCATCTGTCCGAGGATTCAATAACCGGTGTTGTTAAATTTGAAGACAGGATTGTACTCATACTTGATCTTGAAAAAATAGTCGCGGAACTCAACCCGCAACTCGGGCTGCGCTTTGATGATACACTCGACTGGGAAACCACTGCCGGTTACAAAGCGCTTATTGCCGATGATTCGACCCTGATCAGAGAGATGCTTCAGGAGCTTATGACCAGAGCGAAATTTCAGGTTGAGACAGCAAACACCGGTCTGGAATGCTGGAACAAATTGCTTGAAATCAAACGTGCTGTAGAAGAGACTAAAAAGCCTCTCAGTGATTATATAAACGTGGTTATTTCTGACATTGAAATGCCCATGATGGATGGTCATAACCTGACCAAACGAATTAAAAACGATCCTGTTTTAAAAGATCTTCCGGTAATCCTTTTCTCCTCTATCATCACTGACAAGCTCAGACATAAGGGAGATTCAGTCGGAGCTGACGACCAGATATCTAAACCTGAAGTCACCCAGCTCGCTAAAAGAGCGATCAAACTTATTGAAACCTTCTCCGCACAGAAAGAGCAGCAGGAATAA
- a CDS encoding tRNA dihydrouridine synthase yields MNTLPINSKAPWLAPLAGYSDLPFRMLCRNKGCAVACTEMVSIKGLKYGGRNTFELLDTHEKDTPLVVQVFGGEPEDFTEAMPSLVERGFKWFDLNCGCSVKKVLKTGGGSGLMLDPDRLVAIAKNMITVAGEGRVGIKIRLGFNYGEDNYIEVSKRLQDIGAGWITLHPRYGKQLFTGDADWSKLALLKKAIDIPVIGSGDLFTAQDGVDCINQTGIDNIMFARGALYDPAIFAKYLELLESGSSSPSSADELGSLMREHIEMTKQFYGTKRSFRKVRSILPRYAKGLDGIRSIRARLTQCEDWDELFAAADEVCNLIIDSPESSG; encoded by the coding sequence ATGAACACTCTTCCAATAAATTCTAAAGCTCCATGGCTGGCTCCGCTGGCCGGATATTCAGATCTCCCCTTCCGCATGCTCTGCCGCAATAAAGGTTGCGCAGTGGCCTGCACCGAGATGGTCAGCATAAAAGGCCTTAAATACGGAGGCCGCAATACTTTTGAACTGCTTGATACACACGAAAAGGATACTCCGCTTGTGGTTCAAGTCTTCGGCGGTGAGCCTGAAGACTTCACAGAAGCAATGCCCTCACTTGTTGAACGCGGCTTTAAATGGTTTGATCTGAACTGCGGCTGCTCAGTTAAAAAAGTTCTTAAAACAGGTGGCGGATCAGGTTTAATGCTTGACCCGGATAGACTTGTCGCTATTGCCAAAAACATGATAACTGTTGCTGGTGAGGGTCGGGTCGGCATAAAAATCAGACTGGGATTCAACTATGGTGAAGATAACTACATTGAAGTTTCCAAAAGGCTTCAGGATATAGGAGCCGGATGGATAACTTTACATCCCAGATACGGAAAACAGCTTTTTACCGGTGATGCGGACTGGTCCAAACTGGCTTTACTTAAAAAGGCCATTGATATTCCAGTCATCGGCAGCGGCGATTTATTCACGGCTCAGGACGGAGTCGATTGTATTAATCAGACAGGTATCGACAATATCATGTTTGCAAGGGGTGCTTTGTATGATCCTGCAATTTTTGCAAAGTACCTTGAACTTCTTGAAAGTGGCAGTTCGTCACCGTCCTCTGCTGATGAGCTTGGCAGTCTTATGCGTGAACACATTGAAATGACTAAACAATTTTACGGAACAAAACGATCTTTCCGTAAAGTCAGATCAATCCTCCCCCGCTATGCAAAGGGGCTTGACGGCATAAGAAGCATACGCGCCAGACTTACGCAATGTGAAGACTGGGATGAACTATTCGCAGCGGCTGATGAAGTTTGTAATCTTATCATTGATTCACCTGAAAGTTCAGGGTAA
- the tuf gene encoding elongation factor Tu, with product MGKAKFERSKPHVNIGTVGHIDHGKTTLTAAITKMAGLAGKGDYVAFDEIDKAPEEKERGITIATAHVEYETDSRHYAHVDCPGHADYIKNMITGAAQMDGAILVVAATDGPMPQTREHILLARQVGVPSIVVFLNKCDMVDDEELLELVEMEVRELLSKYDFPGDDVPIIKGSALKALESDDPKSDEAKPIFELLDACDSYIPEPQRDIDRPYLMPIEDVFSISGRGTVVTGRVERGIIKVGDEVEIVGIRPTAKTTCTGVEMFRKLLDQGQAGDNVGILLRGTKREEVERGQVLAAPGTITPHTKFKAEVYVLSKDEGGRHTPFFSGYRPQFYFRTTDITGIVTLDEGVEMVMPGDNATFTVEMIHPIAMEPGLRFAIREGGRTVGAGVVTEVLE from the coding sequence ATGGGTAAGGCTAAATTCGAGCGCAGTAAGCCGCACGTTAATATCGGTACTGTAGGTCACATTGACCACGGTAAAACCACTCTCACCGCTGCTATCACCAAGATGGCAGGTCTCGCTGGTAAGGGTGATTATGTTGCCTTCGATGAAATCGATAAGGCTCCCGAAGAAAAAGAACGTGGTATCACAATTGCTACTGCACACGTAGAATACGAAACTGATTCTCGCCATTACGCACACGTTGACTGCCCCGGCCACGCTGACTACATCAAGAACATGATTACTGGTGCAGCTCAGATGGACGGCGCAATTCTCGTTGTTGCTGCTACTGATGGTCCCATGCCTCAGACTCGTGAGCACATCCTGCTCGCTCGTCAGGTTGGTGTACCAAGTATAGTTGTATTTCTTAACAAGTGCGACATGGTTGATGACGAAGAACTCCTGGAACTCGTAGAGATGGAAGTTCGTGAACTTCTCTCCAAGTACGATTTCCCCGGTGATGATGTACCCATCATCAAAGGTTCTGCACTGAAAGCTCTGGAAAGTGATGATCCTAAGAGCGACGAAGCAAAGCCCATTTTTGAGCTGCTCGACGCTTGTGACTCTTACATTCCTGAACCTCAGCGTGACATCGACCGTCCCTACCTCATGCCTATCGAAGATGTTTTCTCCATCTCCGGCCGTGGTACAGTTGTTACCGGTCGTGTAGAACGCGGAATCATCAAAGTTGGTGACGAAGTTGAGATCGTTGGAATTCGCCCCACCGCCAAGACTACTTGTACCGGTGTTGAAATGTTCCGCAAACTTCTCGACCAGGGTCAGGCTGGTGATAATGTTGGTATCCTCCTTCGCGGTACAAAGCGTGAAGAAGTTGAGCGCGGACAGGTTCTGGCTGCTCCCGGCACTATCACTCCTCACACCAAGTTTAAGGCAGAAGTTTACGTTCTCAGCAAAGATGAAGGTGGACGTCACACTCCTTTCTTCTCTGGCTACCGTCCTCAGTTCTATTTCCGCACAACCGACATCACCGGTATTGTTACCCTTGATGAAGGCGTAGAAATGGTAATGCCCGGTGATAACGCAACCTTCACTGTAGAAATGATTCACCCCATCGCTATGGAACCCGGTCTTCGCTTCGCTATTCGTGAAGGCGGCCGCACCGTAGGCGCTGGAGTTGTTACCGAAGTTCTGGAGTAA
- the rpmG gene encoding 50S ribosomal protein L33, translated as MRVKVQMQCTECKRRNYSTMKNKKNTTGRIELMKYCPFDKKHTLHKESK; from the coding sequence ATGCGTGTCAAAGTCCAAATGCAGTGCACCGAGTGCAAGCGTCGTAACTACTCGACGATGAAGAACAAGAAGAATACTACTGGTCGTATCGAATTGATGAAATATTGTCCTTTCGATAAGAAGCACACTCTCCATAAAGAGAGCAAGTAG
- the secE gene encoding preprotein translocase subunit SecE: MAKKKGKGAGTQQVKAETHGIGGKFGEFVEFLEESKGEIKKVVWPTRKETIQTCSAVLVLVVVMSLFLGVVDLGLSKLVETILS, encoded by the coding sequence ATGGCCAAGAAAAAAGGTAAAGGTGCGGGAACTCAGCAGGTAAAGGCTGAGACTCATGGAATCGGCGGCAAGTTCGGAGAATTCGTCGAATTCCTCGAAGAGTCTAAAGGCGAGATTAAAAAGGTCGTATGGCCTACTCGCAAAGAGACAATTCAGACCTGCTCCGCCGTCTTGGTCCTTGTTGTTGTCATGTCGCTTTTTCTGGGTGTTGTAGATTTAGGACTCAGCAAACTTGTTGAGACTATCCTTTCATAA
- the nusG gene encoding transcription termination/antitermination protein NusG, with translation MNTDTETPQGKKARWYIVHTYSGFEQRVEQTVREMMRTGQDNGLIEEVVVPTEKVVELVKGEKRTSTRKFYPGYVMIKMVMEDESWHLVQSIPRVTGFIGGKNRPTPMRDSEAANILSMMENRQEQPRPKFNFDRGDDVRVIDGPFAGFNGVVEDVNYDKGKLRVSVSIFGRQTPVELDFVQVNKG, from the coding sequence ATGAACACAGACACTGAAACACCTCAGGGAAAAAAAGCCCGCTGGTATATTGTTCATACCTATTCAGGTTTTGAACAGCGGGTAGAGCAGACCGTAAGAGAAATGATGAGAACTGGTCAGGACAATGGACTGATCGAAGAAGTTGTCGTCCCTACCGAGAAGGTCGTAGAACTGGTTAAAGGTGAAAAAAGAACATCCACCCGGAAATTTTATCCGGGTTATGTCATGATCAAAATGGTCATGGAAGATGAATCTTGGCACCTAGTCCAGTCAATCCCGCGCGTAACCGGTTTTATCGGCGGTAAAAACCGTCCGACTCCGATGCGTGACAGCGAGGCTGCAAATATCCTGAGCATGATGGAAAATCGTCAGGAGCAGCCGAGGCCCAAATTCAATTTCGATCGTGGCGATGATGTCCGCGTTATTGATGGTCCTTTTGCTGGTTTTAACGGTGTTGTCGAAGATGTCAATTATGACAAGGGCAAGCTTCGGGTCTCCGTCTCTATTTTTGGCCGCCAGACTCCTGTTGAACTGGACTTTGTTCAGGTTAACAAAGGGTAA
- the rplK gene encoding 50S ribosomal protein L11, whose product MAKKEIGKIKLQIPAGSANPSPPVGPALGQHGVNIMEFCKAFNAKTQDQKGMIIPVIITVFQDRSFTFITKTPPASTLLLKAAKLEKGSGEPNKNKVGKVTKAQVEEIAKIKAPDLTAADVEAAMKSIMGTARSMGLDVID is encoded by the coding sequence ATGGCCAAGAAAGAAATAGGCAAGATTAAGCTTCAAATACCAGCCGGATCAGCTAACCCTTCACCGCCGGTAGGCCCGGCTTTGGGTCAGCACGGCGTGAATATAATGGAATTCTGTAAGGCATTTAATGCCAAGACACAGGATCAGAAGGGCATGATCATTCCTGTAATCATCACTGTTTTTCAGGACAGATCCTTCACCTTCATCACCAAGACTCCCCCAGCTTCAACTCTGCTCCTTAAGGCCGCAAAGCTGGAAAAAGGTTCAGGTGAGCCCAACAAAAACAAGGTGGGCAAGGTTACTAAAGCTCAGGTCGAGGAAATTGCCAAGATCAAAGCACCTGACCTTACTGCCGCAGATGTTGAAGCAGCTATGAAAAGTATCATGGGTACAGCTCGTAGCATGGGCTTAGACGTCATAGACTAG
- the rplA gene encoding 50S ribosomal protein L1, with protein sequence MPKHGKKFRNASDGIDRFNLPVEDAIKLAVDKAYAKFDETVDVAINLGVDPKYSDQMVRGAVTLPNGLGKEVRVACFCRGDKEAEAKEAGADFVGGEDLVEKVKEGWLDFDKAVATPDMMAKIGQIGKILGPRGLMPNAKTGTVTMDVAGAVNELKAGRVEFRVDKAGVLHAPIGKVSFGAEKLIENFRSLLDTVNRLKPSGAKGTYMQSVAVATTMGPGFRVDPVAARKFVES encoded by the coding sequence ATGCCTAAACACGGAAAAAAATTCAGAAATGCAAGCGACGGAATTGATCGTTTCAACCTTCCGGTTGAAGATGCAATCAAGCTTGCTGTAGATAAAGCTTATGCCAAGTTTGATGAAACCGTAGATGTTGCAATCAACCTTGGTGTAGACCCCAAATATTCTGACCAGATGGTTCGTGGTGCAGTAACCCTGCCCAACGGACTTGGTAAAGAAGTTCGGGTTGCCTGCTTCTGCAGAGGTGATAAAGAAGCTGAAGCAAAGGAAGCCGGTGCTGACTTTGTAGGTGGAGAAGACCTCGTAGAAAAGGTAAAAGAAGGATGGCTTGATTTCGATAAAGCAGTTGCTACTCCTGATATGATGGCTAAAATCGGTCAGATCGGTAAAATCCTCGGACCCCGTGGACTTATGCCGAACGCTAAGACTGGTACAGTCACCATGGATGTAGCCGGTGCTGTAAACGAACTCAAAGCAGGTCGTGTAGAATTCAGGGTTGATAAAGCCGGTGTTCTTCATGCACCCATTGGTAAAGTTTCCTTTGGTGCTGAAAAGCTCATTGAAAACTTTAGATCCCTTCTTGATACTGTAAACAGATTGAAACCTTCCGGTGCAAAAGGTACTTACATGCAGAGTGTTGCTGTAGCTACCACTATGGGCCCCGGTTTTAGAGTTGATCCTGTTGCAGCAAGGAAATTTGTAGAGTCCTAA
- the rplJ gene encoding 50S ribosomal protein L10: MNRQEKAQIIEQLKEKAGRASIAIVTDFKGVTVEDITILRDNLRKNGVDYQVVKNTLARLAFDSTDHSELADKFKETCAVALGYDDPVAAAKTVSEFAKSNDKFSVRFASLEGKYLDTEGVTALSKLPSKEELLGKALGTMNAVPTNFVSLLANVPRGLLNVLTAVKDQKEAA, translated from the coding sequence GTGAACAGGCAAGAAAAAGCCCAGATTATTGAGCAGCTTAAAGAAAAGGCTGGTAGGGCGAGCATTGCCATCGTTACCGATTTCAAAGGTGTTACTGTAGAAGACATTACAATTCTTCGTGACAACCTTCGTAAAAACGGTGTCGATTACCAAGTAGTCAAGAACACCCTGGCCCGGTTGGCTTTTGATAGCACTGATCACAGTGAACTGGCCGATAAATTCAAGGAAACCTGTGCTGTTGCACTTGGCTACGACGATCCTGTAGCCGCAGCAAAAACAGTCAGCGAATTCGCAAAGAGCAACGATAAGTTCTCTGTACGTTTCGCTAGCCTTGAGGGTAAATATCTTGACACTGAAGGAGTTACAGCCCTCTCGAAACTTCCGAGTAAGGAAGAACTCCTCGGCAAGGCTCTTGGCACAATGAATGCTGTGCCCACCAATTTTGTTAGCTTGCTCGCTAACGTACCTCGTGGTCTTCTTAATGTCCTTACAGCTGTTAAGGACCAGAAAGAAGCAGCTTAA
- the rplL gene encoding 50S ribosomal protein L7/L12: MADITKDQVVEFISNMTVLELSEFIKELEEKFGVSAAAPVAAVAAAPAADGGAAAEEKTEFDVILKGAGGNKIAVIKAVRAITGLGLKEAKAKVDEAPAAIKEAVAKEEAEEALKQLQEAGAEAELK, translated from the coding sequence ATGGCAGATATCACTAAAGATCAAGTAGTAGAATTCATTTCTAATATGACTGTTCTCGAACTCTCTGAGTTCATCAAAGAACTTGAAGAAAAATTCGGCGTTTCCGCTGCAGCTCCTGTTGCAGCAGTAGCAGCAGCTCCCGCAGCAGACGGCGGAGCAGCAGCTGAAGAAAAGACTGAATTCGATGTTATCTTGAAGGGTGCTGGCGGCAACAAGATTGCTGTTATTAAAGCAGTACGCGCAATCACCGGTCTGGGACTTAAAGAAGCAAAAGCTAAAGTTGATGAAGCTCCCGCAGCTATCAAAGAAGCAGTTGCTAAAGAAGAAGCAGAAGAAGCATTGAAACAGCTTCAGGAAGCCGGTGCAGAAGCAGAACTTAAGTAA
- the rpoB gene encoding DNA-directed RNA polymerase subunit beta gives MGQLRKTFGKISVTLPIPHLLELQVDSYLKFLQQDVAPASRADVGLEGVFRSVFPIEDFNKTASLEYVSYEIGEPKYDIEECISKGLTYEAPIRIKVRLVVFDVDEESESRTVRDIKEQDIYFGTVPLMSEQGTFIVNGTERVIVNQLQRSPGIIFEHDSGKTHSSKKVLYSCRIIPMRGSWLDFDYDHKDILYVRIDRRRKMPATVLLKAMGLSKQDILDYFYDIEEYQIDRHIVRRKVVENHFRKETAYVDLTLDDGTVVIKRDKPITKFGWRKLVRGGVEYIDVDPKSLVGQFASCDITDPDTGEVLAEASDEITENILERILELGIKDLKILHTQGSEVSSAIRDTLVLDKSTDVESAQIEIYRRLRPSSPPTPEIAANFFENLFRSSDYYDLSSVGRYKLNARLGVETPLELRTLTNEDILQAVLLLSRLKDSHGPADDIDHLGNRRVRPVGELVENQYRIGLVRMERAIKERMSLQEVATLMPHDLINPKPVAAVLKEFFGTSQLSQFMDQTNPLSEVTHKRRLSALGPGGLTRERAGFEVRDVHVSHYGRICPIETPEGPNIGLIVSLTTYAKVNDFGFIETPYRVIKESTLTDEIQYFDATKEAGHVVAQANAPVDAGNKFSNPLVTSRLNGDVSMWPAEEVTLMDISPSQTVSVSAALIPFLEHDDANRALMGSNMQRQAVPLLKTTQALVGTGMEANVAQDSGSCLLAEADGVIDFVDAERLIVTYDGDIYPQTGGVRHYQLQKWHKSNQNSCYGQRPTLGAGTRVKKGDVLADGPGIKDGELALGKNLLVAFMPWCGYNFEDSILISERVVKEDIYTSIHIEEFELVARDTKLGPEEITRDIPNVSEDMLSNLDECGIIRLGAKISADDILVGKITPKGETQLTPEEKLLRAIFGDKARDVKNTSLKVPPGIEGTIVDVKVFNRRSGEKDDRTKAIEDYELAKLDMKEGKHISALTKKVRVKVAAVAANKQISQTLMGRRKGEVIAEAGHTLTEEMLADVPLKKLGGLFTDKDTNEAVKMLLAEYDKQIKVIKSIYDVKREKVTEGDDLPPGVIKMVKVYIAVKRKLSVGDKMAGRHGNKGVVSNILPEQDMPFFADGTPMDIVLNPLGVPSRMNIGQIMEVHLGWAAFEIGHRFARMLDEGAATQVLRDDIKRIFDCDDITELIDSLDDDELVDAIRSSRDGIITKTPVFDGASEEEIWGLLERAGLPDDGKVQLYDGRTGDPFANRVTVGIMYYLKLHHLVDEKIHARSTGPYSLVTQQPLGGKAQFGGQRLGEMEVWALEAYGAAYLLQEFLTVKSDDVTGRVKMYEKIVKGDNFLEAGLPESFNVLVKELMSLGLDVRLLRDTDEKDEASNK, from the coding sequence ATGGGTCAGCTCAGAAAAACTTTTGGAAAGATCAGTGTTACTCTTCCGATTCCCCACCTGCTTGAACTGCAGGTAGACTCCTACCTTAAATTTCTTCAGCAAGACGTAGCTCCTGCTAGCAGGGCTGATGTAGGACTTGAAGGTGTATTCCGCTCGGTCTTTCCCATCGAAGATTTTAATAAGACCGCAAGTCTTGAGTATGTCAGCTACGAGATCGGCGAACCTAAATATGATATCGAGGAGTGCATCTCCAAGGGTCTCACCTATGAAGCCCCGATACGCATCAAGGTTCGTCTCGTAGTCTTTGATGTTGATGAAGAGTCTGAAAGCAGAACTGTTCGAGACATCAAAGAACAGGACATTTATTTCGGTACAGTTCCTCTTATGAGTGAGCAGGGCACTTTTATTGTCAATGGTACCGAACGTGTCATAGTTAACCAGTTACAGCGTTCTCCGGGTATCATTTTTGAACATGATTCCGGTAAGACACACTCAAGTAAAAAAGTTCTGTATAGCTGCAGGATTATTCCTATGCGCGGTTCGTGGCTCGATTTCGACTACGACCACAAGGATATCCTTTATGTGCGTATTGATAGACGCCGTAAAATGCCTGCAACTGTATTGCTTAAGGCTATGGGCCTTAGCAAGCAGGACATTCTTGATTACTTCTACGATATCGAAGAATATCAGATCGACCGCCATATAGTGCGCCGTAAAGTGGTTGAAAACCATTTTCGCAAGGAAACCGCATACGTTGATCTGACACTTGATGACGGAACTGTTGTCATCAAACGCGATAAGCCCATAACCAAATTCGGTTGGCGCAAACTTGTTCGCGGCGGTGTCGAATATATAGATGTAGATCCTAAAAGTCTCGTAGGCCAGTTTGCTTCATGTGACATTACTGATCCTGATACAGGTGAAGTTCTCGCTGAAGCTTCTGATGAAATTACCGAAAATATACTTGAGCGTATTCTTGAGCTTGGAATAAAGGATCTTAAGATTCTCCATACTCAGGGTAGTGAAGTTTCTTCAGCTATACGTGATACACTTGTGCTTGATAAGAGCACTGATGTTGAATCCGCTCAGATTGAAATATATCGCAGATTGCGTCCCAGCTCTCCTCCGACTCCCGAAATTGCTGCAAACTTTTTCGAGAATCTTTTCAGGAGCTCTGATTACTACGACCTTTCAAGTGTCGGACGCTATAAACTCAATGCCAGACTTGGCGTTGAAACTCCCCTTGAACTGCGCACACTGACCAATGAAGATATTCTTCAGGCTGTTCTTCTTCTGAGCAGACTCAAGGATTCACATGGTCCTGCTGATGATATTGACCACCTTGGAAACAGGCGTGTTCGTCCGGTTGGTGAACTGGTGGAAAACCAGTACCGTATCGGTCTTGTCCGCATGGAACGTGCAATCAAGGAAAGAATGAGCCTTCAGGAAGTTGCGACTCTCATGCCGCATGATCTGATCAATCCTAAACCGGTAGCAGCTGTGCTTAAAGAGTTCTTCGGAACTTCTCAGCTTTCCCAGTTTATGGACCAGACCAACCCGCTTTCCGAAGTAACTCATAAACGCAGACTGTCAGCACTTGGACCCGGTGGTCTTACTCGTGAACGTGCAGGATTTGAAGTCCGTGACGTTCATGTTTCCCACTATGGTAGAATTTGTCCTATTGAAACACCTGAAGGACCGAACATCGGTCTGATTGTTTCGCTGACAACCTATGCTAAAGTAAACGACTTCGGTTTTATCGAAACACCTTACAGAGTTATTAAAGAATCTACTCTGACTGATGAAATTCAGTATTTCGATGCAACCAAGGAAGCAGGACATGTTGTTGCTCAGGCAAACGCTCCTGTTGATGCTGGAAATAAATTCAGCAATCCGCTTGTAACATCCCGCCTTAATGGTGATGTTTCCATGTGGCCTGCTGAAGAAGTTACACTCATGGATATCAGTCCGAGTCAGACTGTATCTGTCTCCGCTGCTTTGATTCCGTTCCTCGAACACGATGACGCTAACCGCGCACTTATGGGATCAAACATGCAACGTCAGGCTGTTCCATTGCTCAAAACCACCCAGGCTCTGGTTGGTACTGGTATGGAAGCAAACGTTGCTCAGGATTCAGGTAGTTGTCTCCTTGCTGAAGCCGATGGTGTTATTGATTTTGTTGATGCCGAACGTCTCATTGTAACTTACGATGGAGATATTTATCCTCAGACCGGTGGCGTAAGACATTATCAGCTTCAGAAATGGCATAAGTCCAACCAGAACTCCTGTTACGGACAGCGCCCGACTCTTGGTGCAGGCACCAGAGTTAAAAAGGGTGATGTTCTGGCAGATGGTCCCGGTATCAAGGATGGTGAGCTTGCGCTTGGTAAAAACCTGCTCGTAGCTTTCATGCCATGGTGCGGATATAACTTTGAGGACTCCATTCTGATTTCAGAAAGAGTTGTTAAAGAAGATATCTATACTTCAATTCATATTGAAGAATTCGAATTGGTGGCTAGAGACACCAAACTCGGACCCGAAGAAATAACCCGCGACATACCTAATGTCAGCGAGGATATGCTCAGCAATCTTGACGAATGCGGTATCATCCGCCTCGGTGCCAAGATTTCAGCTGACGATATACTGGTCGGCAAAATCACTCCTAAGGGTGAAACTCAGCTGACTCCTGAGGAAAAACTCCTCAGAGCTATATTCGGCGATAAGGCTCGTGACGTTAAAAATACTTCCCTCAAGGTTCCACCGGGAATCGAAGGTACTATCGTTGACGTAAAAGTCTTTAACCGCCGTTCTGGTGAAAAGGACGACAGAACTAAAGCAATTGAAGATTATGAACTTGCCAAACTTGATATGAAAGAAGGCAAGCATATCAGCGCACTGACCAAAAAGGTCAGAGTAAAGGTTGCTGCTGTCGCCGCCAACAAGCAGATTTCACAGACTCTTATGGGTCGCAGAAAGGGTGAAGTCATTGCAGAAGCAGGACATACTCTGACTGAAGAAATGCTTGCTGATGTACCGCTTAAGAAACTTGGCGGACTTTTTACCGACAAAGATACTAATGAAGCCGTGAAAATGCTGCTTGCCGAATATGACAAGCAGATCAAGGTTATCAAAAGCATATACGATGTAAAACGTGAGAAGGTTACCGAAGGCGATGATCTGCCTCCGGGTGTCATCAAAATGGTTAAAGTTTACATAGCTGTTAAGCGTAAACTTTCCGTAGGTGATAAAATGGCCGGTCGTCACGGTAACAAGGGTGTTGTTTCCAACATTCTGCCTGAACAGGATATGCCGTTCTTCGCAGACGGAACTCCCATGGATATCGTTCTGAATCCGCTTGGTGTTCCTTCTCGTATGAACATCGGCCAGATTATGGAAGTTCATCTCGGATGGGCTGCTTTTGAAATTGGTCACAGATTTGCCCGTATGCTTGATGAAGGTGCGGCAACTCAGGTGCTCAGAGATGATATCAAGCGCATTTTCGATTGTGATGATATCACCGAGCTGATCGACAGCCTTGATGATGATGAACTTGTAGATGCCATCCGCAGTTCCCGCGATGGAATCATTACCAAGACACCTGTTTTCGATGGTGCTTCTGAAGAAGAGATATGGGGACTTCTTGAAAGAGCAGGACTGCCTGATGATGGTAAAGTTCAGCTCTATGACGGAAGAACCGGTGATCCTTTTGCAAACAGGGTTACTGTAGGGATTATGTATTATCTCAAACTTCATCACCTTGTTGATGAGAAAATACATGCCCGTTCAACCGGTCCTTACTCACTGGTCACTCAGCAGCCTCTTGGAGGTAAAGCTCAGTTCGGTGGTCAGCGTCTTGGAGAAATGGAAGTCTGGGCACTTGAAGCTTACGGTGCCGCTTATCTGTTGCAGGAATTCCTGACAGTCAAATCTGATGACGTCACCGGACGTGTCAAGATGTATGAAAAGATTGTCAAAGGGGATAACTTCCTCGAAGCAGGACTGCCTGAGTCCTTTAACGTTCTCGTTAAAGAGCTTATGTCTCTCGGTCTTGATGTACGTCTTCTCCGTGATACAGACGAGAAGGATGAAGCATCCAATAAGTAA